Proteins found in one Anabas testudineus chromosome 1, fAnaTes1.2, whole genome shotgun sequence genomic segment:
- the kitb gene encoding LOW QUALITY PROTEIN: KIT proto-oncogene, receptor tyrosine kinase b (The sequence of the model RefSeq protein was modified relative to this genomic sequence to represent the inferred CDS: deleted 1 base in 1 codon), with amino-acid sequence MMQCYWVVLTSHFLILPLTVWCKPVISPSGPHIVVPLRGKLELRCHDNATTSGTPPRLRWQRERARRLEGEGEDGGVAYVKVSAVQAYHMGRYVCVNNSTLEHRSIYVYVKDPHNGFQRTIVNGILVRAGENTTIPCVVTDPDVTMLALQTCDGRPLPSSMSYHGNLQRGIIISHVKKEYEGCYECVGQLGANKVTSMKYTIDVRLVPEAPPVITLSQKDTVILKKGEQFEITCSSTNVNPDFSLKWDFPSTAHPDESQASHILSGSHGYQRATSLLITAVDQSDAGTYRCYAYNEKGANATAVQLDVRDQGFITMLQSPDPANPLQVDVKEGESLNLRVGFDAYPAPSSLSWSYNGKQLLNTTEHVITIHHHKYRFTGELRLVRVLGSEGGIYKFSASHEDASVDHLFHVYVNSKPVIIAQEGPVDGQVRCIAAGYPVPKISWYFCELPHTRCSHLPNATQWETTEVSMVTESAFGRSEVESRVNVSKEHAHYHTLECVASTEGEEAFTLFSISERVVPHKLFTPLLTGMVATGIMLSLILVVLAYKYIQKPKFQIQWKVIESIHGNNYIYIDPTQLPYDSKWEFPRQKLRLGKTLGSGAFGKVVRATAYGLCSADTVTTVAVKMLKPNAHSTEKEALMSELKVLSYLGNHVNIVNLLGACTVGGPILVITEYCCYGDLLNFLRRKRESFLNSQVGDGYYRNVSNQTEPASSEVMGAGYMPMRPSEKEMSSQSDDIDELSLDAEDLLSFSYQVAKGMEYITSKNCIHRDLAARNILLTHGRVAKICDFGLARDITTDASYVLRGNARLPVKWMSPESIFDCVYTFESDVWSYGILLWEIFSLGNSPYPGMQVGSAFYRMIQEGHRMSRPEFAPIEMYDMMLSCWSHDPLKRPSFRKLVETTELLLSENTKNVYLTLSNTPGPAEQQWSPSRRLSSVCSTTAPTQPLLQSTADVFLDYV; translated from the exons ATGATGCAGTGCTACTGGGTCGTTTTAACATCACACTTTCTGATTCTGCCACTGACAG TGTGGTGCAAGCCAGTCATCTCCCCGAGCGGGCCTCACATTGTCGTTCCCCTGAGAGGGAAGCTGGAGCTGCGTTGTCATGACAATGCCACGACATCTGGCACCCCGCCCAGGTTGAGGTGGCAGCGCGAGAGGGCCCGCAGGCTGGAGGGAGAAGGGGAGGACGGCGGAGTGGCTTACGTCAAGGTGTCAGCAGTGCAGGCCTACCACATGGGCCGCTACGTGTGTGTGAACAACAGCACTCTGGAGCACAGGTCCATCTATGTTTATGTCAAAG ACCCCCACAATGGTTTCCAGCGCACCATCGTGAACGGCATCCTGGTGCGTGCAGGCGAGAACACCACCATCCCCTGTGTTGTGACCGACCCTGATGTCACAATGCTGGCTTTGCAGACCTGTGATGGACGACCTTTGCCCTCC AGCATGAGTTATCATGGCAACCTCCAGCGAGGCATCATCATCAGCCATGTGAAAAAGGAATATGAGGGCTGTTACGAATGTGTGGGACAACTTGGTGCGAACAAAGTGACATCTATGAAGTACACTATCGATGTACGACTTG TTCCAGAGGCACCACCAGTGATCACGCTATCCCAGAAAGACACTGTGATCCTGAAGAAAGGAGAGCAGTTTGAGATTACCTGCAGCTCCACTAATGTCAACCCAGATTTCAGTCTCAAGTGGGATTTCCCCTCAACAGCG CACCCTGATGAATCCCAGGCTTCACACATCCTGTCCGGCTCCCATGGTTATCAACGTGCCACCTCGCTCTTAATCACAGCTGTCGACCAATCAGATGCAGGCACTTACCGCTGCTATGCCTACAATGAGAAAGGTGCCAACGCCACAGCGGTGCAGCTGGATGTCCGCG ATCAGGGGTTCATTACGATGTTGCAAAGTCCAGATCCAGCAAATCCACTTCAGGTGGATGTAAAAGAGGGGGAGAGTCTAAACCTTAGAGTAGGTTTTGATGCCTACCCAGCACCCAGCTCCCTGTCTTGGTCCTACAATGGCAAGCAGCTCCTCAACACCACAGAGCATGTTATCACAATCCACCACCACAAATACcg ATTCACTGGTGAGCTGAGGCTCGTGAGGGTTCTCGGCTCGGAGGGCGGGATCTACAAGTTCTCAGCCAGTCACGAGGATGCATCCGTCGATCATTTGTTCCACGTGTACGTTAACA GTAAGCCCGTTATCATCGCCCAAGAAGGACCCGTTGATGGACAGGTGCGGTGCATCGCTGCAGGGTACCCAGTCCCTAAAATTAGTTGGTACTTTTGCGAGCTTCCCCATACAAG GTGCTCACACCTGCCCAATGCCACCCAATGGGAGACAACAGAggtttccatggtgacagaGTCTGCCTTTGGTAGGAGTGAAGTGGAGAGCCGAGTGAACGTCAGCAAGGAGCACGCACACTACCACACCCTGGAGTGTGTGGCGAGCACGGAGGGGGAAGAAGCGTTCACACTGTTCTCCATTAGTG AGCGCGTCGTGCCCCATAAACTCTTCACTCCTCTGCTGACTGGCATGGTGGCTACTGGCATCATGCTGAGCCTCATTCTAGTGGTGCTGGCCTATAAGTACATACAG AAACCCAAGTTCCAAATCCAGTGGAAGGTCATTGAGAGTATCCATGGCAACAACTACATTTATATTGATCCCACCCAGCTGCCGTATGACTCCAAATGGGAGTTTCCCAGACAGAAACTACGCCTTG GTAAAACCCTGGGCTCCGGGGCTTTTGGAAAGGTAGTAAGGGCCACAGCATATGGACTCTGCTCTGCAGATACTGTTACAACCGTTGCCGTGAAGATGCTCAAAC CCAATGCTCACTCCACGGAGAAGGAGGCGCTGATGTCAGAGCTGAAAGTCCTCAGTTATCTTGGAAACCATGTCAACATTGTTAACCTGCTGGGTGCCTGCACTGTCGGAG GCCCAATTTTGGTAATCACGGAGTACTGTTGCTATGGCGACCTCCTCAACTTCCTGCGCCGAAAAAGAGAGTCGTTCCTTAACTCCCAAGTTGGTGACGGTTACTATCGCAACGTCTCGAACCAAACTGAGCCTGCAAG CTCCGAGGTGATGGGTGCAGGATATATGCCCATGCGTCCCTCTGAGAAAGAAATGTCATCCCAGTCAG ATGACATAGACGAGCTGTCGCTGGATGCTGAAGATCTCCTCAGCTTTTCTTACCAAGTGGCCAAAGGGATGGAGTACATTACTTCCAAGAAT tgtataCACAGGGATCTTGCAGCCAGAAACATTCTGCTGACTCACGGCAGGGTGGCGAAGATCTGTGACTTTGGGCTGGCGCGAGACATCACCACCGACGCCAGCTACGTGCTCCGGGGCAAT GCTCGTCTGCCAGTCAAGTGGATGTCTCCCGAGAGTATTTTTGACTGTGTCTACACCTTTGAGAGTGACGTCTGGTCCTATGGCATCCTGCTCTGGGAAATCTTCTCTCTAG GTAACAGCCCATACCCAGGCATGCAGGTGGGATCAGCATTTTACAGGATGATTCAAGAAGGCCACAGGATGAGCAGGCCTGAGTTTGCTCCCATTGAGAT GTATGACATGATGCTGTCTTGCTGGAGCCACGACCCTTTGAAAAGGCCTTCTTTTAGAAAATTAGTGGAGACGACTGAACTACTGCTGTCAGAAAACACCAAAAAT GTGTACCTGACACTGAGCAATACTCCAGGTcctgcagagcagcagtggtCGCCATCACGGAGGCTCAGCTCTGTCTGTAGCACGACAGCCCCCACCCAGCCTTTACTGCAGAGCACAGCCGATGTCTTCCTGGACtatgtctga
- the clockb gene encoding clock circadian regulator b isoform X1, translated as MTSSIGDDCSIFDGLMEEDEKDKAKRVSRNKSEKKRRDQFNVLIKELGTMLPGNTRKMDKSTILQKSIDFLCKHKEIAAQSESSEIRQDWKPPFLSNEEFTQLMLEALDGFFIAIMTDGNILYVSESVTSLLEHLPADLVDQNLLNFLPIGEHSDVYKALSTHPTDPESLSSDYLKTKNHMEFCCHILRGAIDPKEAPVYEYVKFIGNFKSVNNVPNVTRNGLAGVLQRSLQPAFDDHVCFVATVRLAKPQFIKEMCTVEEPNEEFTSRHSLEWKFLFLDHRAPPIIGYLPFEVLGTSGYDYYHVDDLETLARCHEHLMQYGKGKSCYYRFLTKGQQWIWLQTHYYITYHQWNSRPEFIVCTHTVVSYAEVRAEQRRELGIEESNPEATVDKSQDSGSESQLNTSSLKEALERFDHSRTPSTSSRSSRKSSSHVSDNTCTSTASKLHMDMATPPRQSLASTMEMTSQRRSSISSQSMSSQTTGQSVTPGMVPQQQQQQQQQQQQQQQQQQQQQQQQQQQQQQQQQQQQQQQQQQPQQLTTNVQPVMEFSAQVNAMQHLKEQLEQRTRLIQANIQRQQEELRHIQEQLQRVQGQGIQMLLQQGGAMNIQLPQVGSVQQTPALTSQVQQTAINPVHSGTQQLTIQQQAPPPQQSLQQQTNTLTQPQRQPQQPPQAQPQTQSSVSAPLYNTMMISQPGQPNVLQISTSLPQNNTQQGTAVATFTQDRQIRFPAGQQLVTKLVTAPMACGAVMVPTSMFMGQVVTAYNPFGGQQQGGQTQTLTLQPAQPPQVQPDSQNQTAVVAQSGQQGQQQQQQFLQGTRLLHSNQSTQLILQAAFPLQQQGTFTQATQQQQQQQQRQQQQQQQQQQQQQQQQQQQQQQQQQQRQQQQQQQQQQQQQQRQQQQQQQSHHQRHQQQLKSQPQKQLKAVSSHRTDSVSSQPQ; from the exons ATGACATCAAGCATAGG GGATGATTGTAGCATTTTTGATGGGTTGATGGAAGAAGATGAAAAGGACAAAGCAAAACG TGTGTCCCGTAACAAGTCAGAGAAGAAACGGAGAGACCAGTTCAATGTCCTCATCAAAGAACTTGGCACAATGTTGCCCGGCAACACCAGGAAGATGGACAAGTCCACCATCCTACAAAAAAGCATCGACTTCCTGTGTAAACACAAAG AAATCGCAGCTCAGTCTGAGTCAAGTGAGATCAGGCAGGACTGGAAGCCTCCGTTTCTTAGCAACGAAGAGTTCACCCAGCTCATGCTAGAG GCTCTGGATGGGTTCTTTATAGCAATAATGACTGATGGAAACATCCTCTATGTTTCTGAGAGCGTCACCTCACTACTAGAACACCTTCCA GCGGACTTGGTGGACCAGAACCTGTTAAACTTTCTGCCTATTGGAGAACACTCCGATGTGTACAAAGCTCTGTCCACACACCCCACTGATCCAGAAAGCCTCAGCTCTGATTATCTGAAGA CTAAGAATCATATGGAGTTCTGCTGCCACATACTACGAGGGGCCATTGACCCCAAAGAAGCCCCTGTATATGAATATGTTAAATTCATTGGCAACTTCAAGTCAGTCAACAATG TTCCCAACGTCACAAGGAATGGTCTGGCAGGTGTGTTACAGCGGTCGCTACAACCTGCGTTTGATGACCATGTGTGCTTTGTAGCCACAGTGCGGCTGGCCAAACCTCAGTTTATCAAG GAGATGTGTACAGTGGAGGAGCCCAATGAAGAATTCACCTCGAGGCACAGTCTAGAATGGAAGTTTCTCTTCTTAGACCACAG AGCTCCACCAATCATAGGCTACCTGCCCTTTGAGGTTCTGGGAACATCAGGGTACGACTATTACCATGTGGATGACCTGGAAACACTGGCCAGGTGTCACGAACACT TGATGCAATACGGCAAAGGGAAGTCTTGCTACTACCGTTTCCTGACTAAAGGTCAACAGTGGATCTGGCTACAGACGCACTACTACATCACCTATCATCAGTGGAACTCTCGACCTGAGTTTattgtctgcacacacacagtagtcaG CTATGCAGAGGTGAGGGCAGAGCAGCGCAGAGAGCTGGGTATAGAAGAGTCTAACCCAGAGGCCACTGTGGATAAG AGTCAGGACTCTGGGTCAGAGTCACAGCTGAATACATCCAGCCTGAAGGAAGCTCTGGAGCGATTTGACCACAGCCGGacaccctccacctcctcacgGAGTTCTCGCAAGTCCTCATCGCATGTCTCTGACAACACTTGCACTT CAACAGCCTCCAAGCTTCATATGGACATGGCCACGCCTCCTCGGCAGTCGTTGGCGTCCACCATGGAGATGACATCTCAGCGTCGGTCTTCCATCAGCAGTCAA TCAATGAGCTCTCAGACTACAGGCCAGAGTGTGACTCCAGGCATGGtccctcaacaacaacaacagcagcagcagcaacaacaacaacaacaacaacagcaacagcaacagcaacaacaacagcaacaacaacagcagcaacagcagcagcaacagcagcaacaacagcaacaacaaccacaacagcTAACGACAAATGTGCAG CCTGTGATGGAGTTCTCCGCACAGGTGAATGCCATGCAGCACTTAAAAGAGCAGCTGGAGCAGAGGACCAGACTGATCCAGGCCAACATCCAGcggcagcaggaggagctgcgACATATCCAGGAACAACTGCAGAGAGTCCAGGGACAGGGCATACAG atgttgctgcagcagGGTGGAGCGATGAACATACAGCTCCCTCAGGTGGGGTCGGTCCAGCAAACACCTGCTTTGACCAGTCAGGTTCAGCAAACAGCAATTAACCCTGTTCATTCAGGAACTCAGCAACTTACCATCCAGCAACAGGCTCCTCCCCCTCAGCAGAGCCTACAGCAGCAGACCAACACCCTCACACAG CCCCAGCGCCAGCCCCAGCAACCTCCCCAGGCTCAGCCTCagacccagagctctgtatCTGCTCCACTGTATAACACCATGATGATTTCCCAGCCAGGGCAGCCCAATGTGCTGCAAATCAGCACCAGCCTACCgcagaacaacacacagcaaGGCACAGCTGTGGCAACCTTCACACAGGACCGACAGATCCG ATTCCCAGCAGGGCAGCAGTTGGTGACGAAGCTTGTGACAGCTCCAATGGCATGTGGTGCAGTCATGGTGCCCACCTCTATGTTTATGGGCCAGGTGGTCACTGCATACAACCCCTTTGGTGGTCAGCAG CAGGGAGGGCAGACTCAGACCCTGACACTGCAACCTGCCCAACCACCACAAGTTCAGCCCGATAGCCAAAACCAGACAGCTGTCGTGGCTCAGAGCGGCCAGCAGgggcagcagcaacaacagcaattCCTACAG GGCACTCGTCTTCTCCATAGTAACCAGTCAACCCAGCTAATTCTGCAAGCAGCTTTCCCACTCCAACAACAGGGCACATTCACCCAGGccacacagcaacagcaacagcagcagcaaaggcagcagcagcagcagcagcaacaacaacaacaacaacaacagcagcagcagcagcagcagcagcagcagcagcagcaaagacaacagcagcagcagcaacaacaacaacagcaacagcagcaaaggcaacaacagcagcagcaacaatcgCACCACCAGAGgcaccagcagcagctaaaATCACAGCcccagaaacagctgaaagctGTGTCATCGCACAGGACTGACAGTGTCAGCAGTCAACCGCAGTAA
- the clockb gene encoding clock circadian regulator b isoform X2 yields MTSSIGDDCSIFDGLMEEDEKDKAKRVSRNKSEKKRRDQFNVLIKELGTMLPGNTRKMDKSTILQKSIDFLCKHKEIAAQSESSEIRQDWKPPFLSNEEFTQLMLEALDGFFIAIMTDGNILYVSESVTSLLEHLPADLVDQNLLNFLPIGEHSDVYKALSTHPTDPESLSSDYLKTKNHMEFCCHILRGAIDPKEAPVYEYVKFIGNFKSVNNVPNVTRNGLAGVLQRSLQPAFDDHVCFVATVRLAKPQFIKEMCTVEEPNEEFTSRHSLEWKFLFLDHRAPPIIGYLPFEVLGTSGYDYYHVDDLETLARCHEHLMQYGKGKSCYYRFLTKGQQWIWLQTHYYITYHQWNSRPEFIVCTHTVVSYAEVRAEQRRELGIEESNPEATVDKSQDSGSESQLNTSSLKEALERFDHSRTPSTSSRSSRKSSSHVSDNTCTSTASKLHMDMATPPRQSLASTMEMTSQRRSSISSQSMSSQTTGQSVTPGMVPQQQQQQQQQQQQQQQQQQQQQQQQQQQQQQQQQQQQQQQQQQPQQLTTNVQPVMEFSAQVNAMQHLKEQLEQRTRLIQANIQRQQEELRHIQEQLQRVQGQGIQMLLQQGGAMNIQLPQVGSVQQTPALTSQVQQTAINPVHSGTQQLTIQQQAPPPQQSLQQQTNTLTQPQRQPQQPPQAQPQTQSSVSAPLYNTMMISQPGQPNVLQISTSLPQNNTQQGTAVATFTQDRQIRFPAGQQLVTKLVTAPMACGAVMVPTSMFMGQVVTAYNPFGGQQGGQTQTLTLQPAQPPQVQPDSQNQTAVVAQSGQQGQQQQQQFLQGTRLLHSNQSTQLILQAAFPLQQQGTFTQATQQQQQQQQRQQQQQQQQQQQQQQQQQQQQQQQQQQRQQQQQQQQQQQQQQRQQQQQQQSHHQRHQQQLKSQPQKQLKAVSSHRTDSVSSQPQ; encoded by the exons ATGACATCAAGCATAGG GGATGATTGTAGCATTTTTGATGGGTTGATGGAAGAAGATGAAAAGGACAAAGCAAAACG TGTGTCCCGTAACAAGTCAGAGAAGAAACGGAGAGACCAGTTCAATGTCCTCATCAAAGAACTTGGCACAATGTTGCCCGGCAACACCAGGAAGATGGACAAGTCCACCATCCTACAAAAAAGCATCGACTTCCTGTGTAAACACAAAG AAATCGCAGCTCAGTCTGAGTCAAGTGAGATCAGGCAGGACTGGAAGCCTCCGTTTCTTAGCAACGAAGAGTTCACCCAGCTCATGCTAGAG GCTCTGGATGGGTTCTTTATAGCAATAATGACTGATGGAAACATCCTCTATGTTTCTGAGAGCGTCACCTCACTACTAGAACACCTTCCA GCGGACTTGGTGGACCAGAACCTGTTAAACTTTCTGCCTATTGGAGAACACTCCGATGTGTACAAAGCTCTGTCCACACACCCCACTGATCCAGAAAGCCTCAGCTCTGATTATCTGAAGA CTAAGAATCATATGGAGTTCTGCTGCCACATACTACGAGGGGCCATTGACCCCAAAGAAGCCCCTGTATATGAATATGTTAAATTCATTGGCAACTTCAAGTCAGTCAACAATG TTCCCAACGTCACAAGGAATGGTCTGGCAGGTGTGTTACAGCGGTCGCTACAACCTGCGTTTGATGACCATGTGTGCTTTGTAGCCACAGTGCGGCTGGCCAAACCTCAGTTTATCAAG GAGATGTGTACAGTGGAGGAGCCCAATGAAGAATTCACCTCGAGGCACAGTCTAGAATGGAAGTTTCTCTTCTTAGACCACAG AGCTCCACCAATCATAGGCTACCTGCCCTTTGAGGTTCTGGGAACATCAGGGTACGACTATTACCATGTGGATGACCTGGAAACACTGGCCAGGTGTCACGAACACT TGATGCAATACGGCAAAGGGAAGTCTTGCTACTACCGTTTCCTGACTAAAGGTCAACAGTGGATCTGGCTACAGACGCACTACTACATCACCTATCATCAGTGGAACTCTCGACCTGAGTTTattgtctgcacacacacagtagtcaG CTATGCAGAGGTGAGGGCAGAGCAGCGCAGAGAGCTGGGTATAGAAGAGTCTAACCCAGAGGCCACTGTGGATAAG AGTCAGGACTCTGGGTCAGAGTCACAGCTGAATACATCCAGCCTGAAGGAAGCTCTGGAGCGATTTGACCACAGCCGGacaccctccacctcctcacgGAGTTCTCGCAAGTCCTCATCGCATGTCTCTGACAACACTTGCACTT CAACAGCCTCCAAGCTTCATATGGACATGGCCACGCCTCCTCGGCAGTCGTTGGCGTCCACCATGGAGATGACATCTCAGCGTCGGTCTTCCATCAGCAGTCAA TCAATGAGCTCTCAGACTACAGGCCAGAGTGTGACTCCAGGCATGGtccctcaacaacaacaacagcagcagcagcaacaacaacaacaacaacaacagcaacagcaacagcaacaacaacagcaacaacaacagcagcaacagcagcagcaacagcagcaacaacagcaacaacaaccacaacagcTAACGACAAATGTGCAG CCTGTGATGGAGTTCTCCGCACAGGTGAATGCCATGCAGCACTTAAAAGAGCAGCTGGAGCAGAGGACCAGACTGATCCAGGCCAACATCCAGcggcagcaggaggagctgcgACATATCCAGGAACAACTGCAGAGAGTCCAGGGACAGGGCATACAG atgttgctgcagcagGGTGGAGCGATGAACATACAGCTCCCTCAGGTGGGGTCGGTCCAGCAAACACCTGCTTTGACCAGTCAGGTTCAGCAAACAGCAATTAACCCTGTTCATTCAGGAACTCAGCAACTTACCATCCAGCAACAGGCTCCTCCCCCTCAGCAGAGCCTACAGCAGCAGACCAACACCCTCACACAG CCCCAGCGCCAGCCCCAGCAACCTCCCCAGGCTCAGCCTCagacccagagctctgtatCTGCTCCACTGTATAACACCATGATGATTTCCCAGCCAGGGCAGCCCAATGTGCTGCAAATCAGCACCAGCCTACCgcagaacaacacacagcaaGGCACAGCTGTGGCAACCTTCACACAGGACCGACAGATCCG ATTCCCAGCAGGGCAGCAGTTGGTGACGAAGCTTGTGACAGCTCCAATGGCATGTGGTGCAGTCATGGTGCCCACCTCTATGTTTATGGGCCAGGTGGTCACTGCATACAACCCCTTTGGTGGTCAGCAG GGAGGGCAGACTCAGACCCTGACACTGCAACCTGCCCAACCACCACAAGTTCAGCCCGATAGCCAAAACCAGACAGCTGTCGTGGCTCAGAGCGGCCAGCAGgggcagcagcaacaacagcaattCCTACAG GGCACTCGTCTTCTCCATAGTAACCAGTCAACCCAGCTAATTCTGCAAGCAGCTTTCCCACTCCAACAACAGGGCACATTCACCCAGGccacacagcaacagcaacagcagcagcaaaggcagcagcagcagcagcagcaacaacaacaacaacaacaacagcagcagcagcagcagcagcagcagcagcagcagcaaagacaacagcagcagcagcaacaacaacaacagcaacagcagcaaaggcaacaacagcagcagcaacaatcgCACCACCAGAGgcaccagcagcagctaaaATCACAGCcccagaaacagctgaaagctGTGTCATCGCACAGGACTGACAGTGTCAGCAGTCAACCGCAGTAA